From the genome of Brassica oleracea var. oleracea cultivar TO1000 chromosome C4, BOL, whole genome shotgun sequence:
NNNNNNNNNNNNNNNNNNNNNNNNNNNNNNNNNNNNNNNNNNNNNNNNNNNNNNNNNNNNNNNNNNNNNNNNNNNNNNNNNNNNNNNNNNNNNNNNNNNNNNNNNNNNNNNNNNNNNNNNNNNNNNNNNNNNNNNNNNNNNNNNNNNNNNNNNNNNNNNNNNNNNNNNNNNNNNNNNNNNNNNNNNNNNNNNNNNNNNNNNNNNNNNNNNNNNNNNNNNNNNNNNNNNNNNNNNNNNNNNNNNNNNNNNNNNNNNNNNNNNNNNNNNNNNNNNNNNNNNNNNNNNNNNNNNNNNNNNNNNNNNNNNNNNNNNNNNNNNNNNNNNNNNNNNNNNNNNNNNNNNNNNNNNNNNNNNNNNNNNNNNNNNNNNNNNNNNNNNNNNNNNNNNNNNNNNNNNNNNNNNNNNNNNNNNNNNNNNNNNNNNNNNNNNNNNNNNNNNNNNNNNNNNNNNNNNNNNNNNNNNNNNNNNNNNNNNNNNNNNNNNNNNNNNNNNNNNNNNNNNNNNNNNNNNNNNNNNNNNNNNNNNNNNNNNNNNNNNNNNNNNNNNNNNNNNNNNNNNNNNNNNNNNNNNNNNNNNNNNNNNNNNNNNNNNNNNNNNNNNNNNNNNNNNNNNNNNNNNNNNNNNNNNNNNNNNNNNNNNNNNNNNNNNNNNNNNNNNNNNNNNNNNNNNNNNNNNNNNNNNNNNNNNNNNNNNNNNNNNNNNNNNNNNNNNNNNNNNNNNNNNNNNNNNNNNNNNNNNNNNNNNNNNNNNNNNNNNNNNNNNNNNNNNNNNNNNNNNNNNNNNNNNNNNNNNNNNNNNNNNNNNNNNNNNNNNNNNNNNNNNNNNNNNNNNNNNNNNNNNNNNNNNNNNNNNNNNNNNNNNNNNNNNNNNNNNNNNNNNNNNNNNNNNNNNNNNNNNNNNNNNNNNNNNNNNNNNNNNNNNNNNNNNNNNNNNNNNNNNNNNNNNNNNNNNNNNNNNNNNNNNNNNNNNNNNNNNNNNNNNNNNNNNNNNNNNNNNNNNNNNNNNNNNNNNNNNNNNNNNNNNNNNNNNNNNNNNNNNNNNNNNNNNNNNNNNNNNNNNNNNNNNNNNNNNNNNNNNNNNNNNNNNNNNNNNNNNNNNNNNNNNNNNNNNNNNNNNNNNNNNNNNNNNNNNNNNNNNNNNNNNNNNNNNNNNNNNNNNNNNNNNNNNNNNNNNNNNNNNNNNNNNNNNNNNNNNNNNNNNNNNNNNNNNNNNNNNNNNNNNNNNNNNNNNNNNNNNNNNNNNNNNNNNNNNNNNNNNNNNNNNNNNNNNNNNNNNNNNNNNNNNNNNNNNNNNNNNNNNNNNNNNNNNNNNNNNNNNNNNNNNNNNNNNNNNNNNNNNNNNNNNNNNNNNNNNNNNNNNNNNNNNNNNNNNNNNNNNNNNNNNNNNNNNNNNNNNNNNNNNNNNNNNNNNNNNNNNNNNNNNNNNNNNNNNNNNNNNNNNNNNNNNNNNNNNNNNNNNNNNNNNNNNNNNNNNNNNNNNNNNNNNNNNNNNNNNNNNNNNNNNNNNNNNNNNNNNNNNNNNNNNNNNNNNNNNNNNNNNNNNNNNNNNNNNNNNNNNNNNNNNNNNNNNNNNNNNNNNNNNNNNNNNNNNNNNNNNNNNNNNNNNNNNNNNNNNNNNNNNNNNNNNNNNNNNNNNNNNNNNNNNNNNNNNNNNNNNNNNNNNNNNNNNNNNNNNNNNNNNNNNNNNNNNNNNNNNNNNNNNNNNNNNNNNNNNNNNNNNNNNNNNNNNNNNNNNNNNNNNNNNNNNNNNNNNNNNNNNNNNNNNNNNNNNNNNNNNNNNNNNNNNNNNNNNNNNNNNNNNNNNNNNNNNNNNNNNNNNNNNNNNNNNNNNNNNNNNNNNNNNNNNNNNNNNNNNNNNNNNNNNNNNNNNNNNNNNNNNNNNNNNNNNNNNNNNNNNNNNNNNNNNNNNNNNNNNNNNNNNNNNNNNNNNNNNNNNNNNNNNNNNNNNNNNNNNNNNNNNNNNNNNNNNNNNNNNNNNNNNNNNNNNNNNNNNNNNNNNNNNNNNNNNNNNNNNNNNNNNNNNNNNNNNNNNNNNNNNNNNNNNNNNNNNNNNNNNNNNNNNNNNNNNNNNNNNNNNNNNNNNNNNNNNNNNNNNNNNNNNNNNNNNNNNNNNNNNNNNNNNNNNNNNNNNNNNNNNNNNNNNNNNNNNNNNNNNNNNNNNNNNNNNNNNNNNNNNNNNNNNNNNNNNNNNNNNNNNNNNNNNNNNNNNNNNNNNNNNNNNNNNNNNNNNNNNNNNNNNNNNNNNNNNNNNNNNNNNNNNNNNNNNNNNNNNNNNNNNNNNNNNNNNNNNNNNNNNNNNNNNNNNNNNNNNNNNNNNNNNNNNNNNNNNNNNNNNNNNNNNNNNNNNNNNNNNNNNNNNNNNNNNNNNNNNNNNNNNNNNNNNNNNNNNNNNNNNNNNNNNNNNNNNNNNNNNNNNNNNNNNNNNNNNNNNNNNNNNNNNNNNNNNNNNNNNNNNNNNNNNNNNNNNNNNNNNNNNNNNNNNNNNNNNNNNNNNNNNNNNNNNNNNNNNNNNNNNNNNNNNNNNNNNNNNNNNNNNNNNNNNNNNNNNNNNNNNNNNNNNNNNNNNNNNNNNNNNNNNNNNNNNNNNNNNNNNNNNNNNNNNNNNNNNNNNNNNNNNNNNNNNNNNNNNNNNNNNNNNNNNNNNNNNNNNNNNNNNNNNNNNNNNNNNNNNNNNNNNNNNNNNNNNNNNNNNNNNNNNNNNNNNNNNNNNNNNNNNNNNNNNNNNNNNNNNNNNNNNNNNNNNNNNNNNNNNNNNNNNNNNNNNNNNNNNNNNNNNNNNNNNNNNNNNNNNNNNNNNNNNNNNNNNNNNNNNNNNNNNNNNNNNNNNNNNNNNNNNNNNNNNNNNNNNNNNNNNNNNNNNNNNNNNNNNNNNNNNNNNNNNNNNNNNNNNNNNNNNNNNNNNNNNNNNNNNNNNNNNNNNNNNNNNNNNNNNNNNNNNNNNNNNNNNNNNNNNNNNNNNNNNNNNNNNNNNNNNNNNNNNNNNNNNNNNNNNNNNNNNNNNNNNNNNNNNNNNNNNNNNNNNNNNNNNNNNNNNNNNNNNNNNNNNNNNNNNNNNNNNNNNNNNNNNNNNNNNNNNNNNNNNNNNNNNNNNNNNNNNNNNNNNNNNNNNNNNNNNNNNNNNNNNNNNNNNNNNNNNNNNNNNNNNNNNNNNNNNNNNNNNNNNNNNNNNNNNNNNNNNNNNNNNNNNNNNNNNNNNNNNNNNNNNNNNNNNNNNNNNNNNNNNNNNNNNNNNNNNNNNNNNNNNNNNNNNNNNNNNNNNNNNNNNNNNNNNNNNNNNNNNNNNNNNNNNNNNNNNNNNNNNNNNNNNNNNNNNNNNNNNNNNNNNNNNNNNNNNNNNNNNNNNNNNNNNNNNNNNNNNNNNNNNNNNNNNNNNNNNNNNNNNNNNNNNNNNNNNNNNNNNNNNNNNNNNNNNNNNNNNNNNNNNNNNNNNNNNNNNNNNNNNNNNNNNNNNNNNNNNNNNNNNNNNNNNNNNNNNNNNNNNNNNNNNNNNNNNNNNNNNNNNNNNNNNNNNNNNNNNNNNNNNNNNNNNNNNNNNNNNNNNNNNNNNNNNNNNNNNNTCTCTTTTGTGATTATGTTTTCTTGTGTGAATTGATTTTTGGTTGTGTTTTTAGATGATTTTCAGGCATGTATCACGATCAGGCAGAGATCGATCGATCTTAAAGAAACAGAACGAGCGATCCATGTAAGAGATCGGTCGATCCGGGTGAGGTAGAGCGGTCGATCTCAAGATAAGATCGGTCGATCCACACGCGTAGGATCGGTCGATCTAAGGTAAGTATTGCCCGGTTTGATTTCACTTAATTTAAACCGGAAAACACCCACAAAACACCCAACTCGCGAAAATATCAATCAAAACACATATCATTTCATCTTCCTCTCCTCTCAAACTCTCTCAAACCTCTCAAGAACACCAAATTCGATTTCCATCATCTCTCATCCGATTTTTGTAATTCTTGGTGCTAAACTCATAATTAAATGGTCGGTTTTAATTAATGTTTTGGTCTATTTGATGCGTTTTGGTGTTCTTAAGTGTAATATGCAGGTTACTAGATAGCTTGAAAGAAAAGAACGCATTCGGGATTTATCAGAAGCAAGATGGACCGAACAATGGACCGAATGAAGTATTGATCGCACAGAGCCACAGATCGACCGATCCGGACAACGTGGATCGACCGATCCCACGCCTTCATGCCCTAGATCGACCGATCCGGTCCATGTGGATCGGCCGATCCCATGCTCTACGGGCTCCACACGCACAAACGAGCTTTTCACTCCTTTTTACCCACTCCCCTCAATAATTCCGAAAAAGCTCTGGACCTTTGAGACTCAGAAAAGACCAGGGGCGACCAAGAAGGAGATTTACAAGTTCTTGAGAGAGATTTGAGAGTTTTGTAACTTGTTTTGTGTGATTTGTGAAGATTTGTAAAGGAGTTCATCTGAAAACCATTTGGAGAAGATCTTCTGAACCTTTACTCTGTTTTAATACAATCTTATCATGTTTTCTTCATCAAAATCGTTTTGTTCTTGCTTAGTTATGTGTGAGTAGTCATCTAGTTGGGTTTAGGGGTTCTCATAGGGGATTTCTTGATGTTTTGATTCATAAAACGTGTGTAGACTAAGGGATTACGTTTTGGTTCTTCATCTAATGGATTTCTTACTGCTTGAACTGAATTGATCACTTAGTTCATGATATTAGATTGTTTGATGCACCGAAAGTGATTGTTTGAATTTCCGAAAATACTTTAGATGAGCAAAGTGTCCTTAACCCTCGGAAGTTGATGTTATTGCGCTTTGTGAACATATTGAACCTGTTCTTAATGCTTGTTTAGAAATTGAAACTCAGCGGAAGTTAGTGTGGAGATTTCTATAACATAGAGAATTAGCGCTACGGAAGTAGGTTAATTCTAATATCGTGTTTGAGTTCTAGACGGTTCTTAATATATCCCTGTGTCTGCCATTAATTGTATCTTGATTAAAAAGAAATCCCTGAGAATTCCCAATGCCCAACGTTTGTTTTAAAATAGTTTTCAAATCGTTTAAATCATTTTTTTTACAGCTTGTTTATGTTTTGTGACACTAAAGAAAATTAAATAAAAAAACATCAAAAATATATCTTCGTTCGCTGTAGCTATTAACTTGTCTGCAACTCTACGTGTGATCATCGGTCCCTGTGGATTCGATCCCGCATTACTACTGCGTACTTTACTGTGCACTTGCAGTTAGATAATCGGGTTAAAACTCGACACATCAGTAGGTTCCATAACCACTCCGGTAATTTCCCTTCGATTCTATTGTCGGACAATGCTATAGTCTCCAACTTCTCAAAGTTCTTTAAGACATTTGGGAATGCCGCAACCTTGTAACAACAACATCTCCAAGTTTGTTGGGATTTTTGAATTTGTATCTAAACTGGCCGGATATATAATGTTACCCGAAAGATCAAGGTGCAGCAATGATTTGAGAGAGGAAAAGAGGCTTAAGTCAACTGGATAGCTTGTGTTAAGGTATGAAAGTTCAAGAACCTTGAGGTTGATGAACTTTGAGACAGGCTCTATGACTTTTCCTTCAAAATTGTTAGGCCCAAGGTACAAGTACTCGAGCCTAGATGGGGTAGAGGAGTTATAAACTTCAATAGAACCGGCCGTGAGATTGTTTACCCTCATATCAAGACGTGATAAGGAAGGCATGGTGAAGAGAGAAGAAGGAAGGGTTCCAGAGAACTGATTATGATTGATATTAATAAGTGAAAGCATGGTTAGATTTTGAACAAGTGGGAAACTACCAGTGAGTTGGTTGTGGTGAAGGTACAATTCCTTTAACGAGGTTAGGTTACTAATTGTTGGAGGAACTTGCCCGAAAAAGTCATTAAAGACAAGAGACAAGACCTCTAATGTAACGACCCGGATTCTTTAAACCGGAATCAGAATTCGGTTTTGATTAATTATTGGACCAAGACAGCCTATATAGTTTATTCCTTAGTGGTTTTCTATAAACCATAGGCTTATATATTAAGTTATTAATTATAAGTCTCCTTCTGAAAACCTAAAATGCTAAAGTCGTGTGTGCCGTCAAATGGAGACGCAACCGTTCTTCATCACGATCTCTCTTCTAGCACACTCCTTCCTTTATTCTCTCCCTCCCTTACCTCTTGTCATCTCAGTAGTGTATCGGTCTGGAGATTGGTTTGCACTGCCATCATCGCTCATCACAAAGTCGTGCCTTTCACCGGAGAACAACATGATCGTCGCGGTTACCGTCATAACACCGTCGTCTTCATCACCGGCATCGCCAGCTATCACCAAAATCATAGACGTCATCACCGGAAGGAGCAGTCATGCCATAAGAGGCCACCGTTGGTGCTTCATTGGGAGATATGTAATGGAAACGAGAGTAGTAAACGTGGAGACGACGCGGGACCACCGCGTTATGATACTTCCGGTGTCATTCTTCACCGTCACCAATGGTAAGCCACCGTAGATGCAGTTCATGTCACCGGAGTTCAAGATCCATCGTCGCGAGTCAAAGCCGTGAAGATTATAGTGTCTTCTCCTTTGTTTCTTGTGTTACAAGCAACATTATTGTTTGTAATCCTAAGCGTGGCTTGCATGGGCTTAATACATTCTTTCAACCTAGATTTGGAGTTCACGTGCATCACGTAAAAAGAAGGCATAAGAAGTGGTAATGGATCATGTCTCAGTCAACGCCATCAATATTATGAAGAAATCTTTTTAAGTGTTATTATCCGAGACATCTCTTCGTGTGCGTTTCCTGATCCATTTCCAATATTGGCTAAGGTGAGGGTCTTTTCTCGAGCTTCTCTTACACGGCTTAGTACCACGAATAAGTATAATTTATTTTTAATGTGTTTCAGTCTGCGTGAAATTAAGTCTGTCATTGCTTGTTTAGTTTGTAGGTTCTTTGCTTAAACTGGAACTAGGGTTATAGATGGTTCAACAATACTTGTTCATTTATAATTGATAATATATATATATATATATAGTATATTGATGTGATTTGGATGAAAGCCGACCGTGGGTGTATCGGCTACATTGGGTGTGGTGTTTGCCGCGGCACAGCGTAGTCGACCTGTTGTGCCAAGACGGGGAGGTCGATAAATCGTCTACGGGCGTGTGTTACCGAGCACATATTCGGTGGTGTTTTTGGCATGTTAGTGGGCAGTTTGTTTGATCTCTGGGTACTTTAGGTACCGTGTTTGCAACGTGTTAGGATTAAATTATATTTATTCGGAGTGCTCTGTCCGGGTCCATGGACTTCGGGTTTAGTATCCCCTACCTCACGGAGTAACTCCCCTGTTACTCACCCCTCTTTCCTTCCCCATTTCAGGTGAGACTGACGAGTATATGATATTTGGACGGATTGGTGCTACTGGACTTTTTATTCGAATTTTTATTTGGGCTTTGGGTGAGTGTAATTGGGTATATGGGCTTTTATTATACGAGATATTGTTGGTGGCCCGTTCTCCGGATTGGAGGTGACGGGTGTCACAACTCTAATTTTTTGAGATTTCCAAATTCATAAGGAATTGAGGAACTCAAGTTGTTGGAACCTAGATCAAGGTAACGGAGGTGGTGCAACTCAAACAGGCTAGTATTGTTGGGATTCAGATTGCCATAGAAATGATTATTAGAAAGGCTTAAAACCGAGAGCTTTGTCAGATTCCTTATAAGTGGGAAACTACAGGTGAGCTCATTTTGGGAAAGTTCTAAAAACGAAAGAAGGCTTAGGTTATTAAATGAGGAAGGAACTTGGCCTACAAAGCTATTATTGGAAAGAGACAAGACCTCTAACCTGTTGAGATTCCCAAATTCAGAAGGAAGTGAAGATGAGATGAAGTTGTTTTGATTGAGGTCAAGGTAACGAAGATGATGTAATCTGAAGAGGCTACTATTGGGCTTTAGCGTTCCACTGAGACAGGCACTGAGTTGTAGAATTGTGACCGCACCTGTTGAGTTATCGCACCAGACTCCATTAAAGGGATCACTGAGGTTGCAGTGGCTGCTATCAAACTCGTTCATGAACTCAGTGAGAGCTTTAGTCTGATGGGGATGACAAGCGACATAACTACTGTAGTCAATGTTTAGATCGAAGAAGCTTGAAGGGGAGACCCAACATAGCAAGATTAGCAAGAGAAAATGCAAATGCAAACGGGATTCAGACATGGTCTTTATGAAAAGTATCGAAGAAGATAATTGTTTTGGTATAAGGAAAATGAGAGAGAAGGTTGGTGGTATAAATAAAGATACGTGGGTTTCAACTTGAGCTACGTCATCCACACAACTTGACTTATAGAAGAAGTTAGAGCTAAATGAAGTCTTTGTATTCTAGCTTGGGGTACAGAATGGCTAAGTGGCTAATTGCCATTAAAATCATGACGTGAAATCCAGGTTAGTTGATTTTACTCTAGCGTATAATTTGGATTAGAATATTTAAAAAATAAAACAAAATTGGATTGGAAAGACAGCGGTTCGAAATTTCTCACGTATGTTCAAAACTACATAAATAAATCAGTTTAGAATATGACGACAGGAAACTACAAAAGCAGGAGGCATGGGATGGGTAATGAAGACTGAAGAAGGGGCAATTCTCTGCCGAGGATCCTCTAACAGGTCACACGTCTGCTCGGCTCTGATGGCAGAAGCCTTAACTATGAGGGACACGCTTAAGAGAGCTAAAGAGTTAAATCTTCAGAGTCTACAAATATTTTCGGACTGTCAAGTCCTTATCTCAGCCCTGTGTAAGGGGCGGGACGTGAACGAGATCGCGGGTATCCTTTAGGATATTAAACACCTTGCCACTCTCTTCTGCCCAATCTATTTTACTTGTATTCCTCGCTTAGAAAATTCACAGGCAGATTCTTTGGCAAGATCAAGCCTGGGTCGTTTGGATGTTGTAGACTGAACTAAACCCCCTTTTATTTTAATGCAAGTAGTAGTTTGACAAAAAAAAAAAATGACGACATGCACATAAAGTTGCAGACCTGGTAACGTGAACGACGGTCACAGACAAAATGGTCATGTAAATATTGGTCTAGCTAGCAGAAGACCTTAATTACACGTCTCACATACTAAGCTCATCATTATCAACTAGGGGAACTAGAATCTTCATTAGGTGATCTGCGTCATGTCGTGTGGAGAGATGTGTGAATTAGCGGAGGTGTTTTCTGAGATTTCCGGAGGTTTTGTGGACTAAGCAGTATGCGCCTTAAATACACGAATATGATGAGTCGTGATCATTACTTCATCTAAATAATGAGAGTTTCTGAGATGAGGAACGCTTCCGATTTGGAGTAGAACATAGAAATAATTTTATAGGCTGGATATTAGATAAGGTCATAAGGACATACTCATATGATACTTTTTCTTCTTCTTTCTTTGTCGGTGAAATCCAGCACCGAGACTTACGTTAAGTCCCATAATCATGTGTTCTTGACTTCTTCTTACTTTTAACCATCAGTACGGATCAACAATCATTAAAATCTTAGTAAAAAAAACCTTAAATGTTAATACAGAAAGCTTAGTTTAGATAAACATTTGAGTGTGCTTATCAGTTTTAATATTAAGATTTACTACATTCGGAGAATTTATTGCAACCATTTTGTGTCTGAGTACACATTACACAAGGGAATTTCACACCTCCATATACTGAACTTCATATCTGATATGGACACTTAAATGCTTCAAACCATTTTGTTACTGGTTCACCAAAACTAGTCAAAATGGTAGCAACATCTAAAGAGTGACACCAGTTTTTGCAATAAAACTAAGCGAATTTACAGATCGATAAGAAAATCATCAAGATAACAAGCTAGTTTACGGACTTATTTGCAAAAAATGCTCGTACTATAAACCATGTTTTCTCCTATGTTAAGCCATATGTGCATTACTGGATAGAGATACTAACCATTCACCTTTGGCGGATTTGTACTAAGTATTATCCTTTTACATTTTCTGTGATAAAACAAAAATAATCGACAGACAAATCAGAGACACAATACTTGGCAAGAGACACCGACCGAAATTCAGCGACCTCATATGTGTTTGGGTTGCAAATAAGTACTAATCCAATCTTCCATCCTATCCAAGGATTGTGTAGGCTCAACTTTGTTTTTAACCTTTTTGCCTTGGTTGATCCTTATAGGTTCTCGCCCTATTGAAATATTTTACAAACATTTCTCATTTTTAATGGAATTCAAATATTTGGCAAAGAAAAAGTTTAAATAATTACCATATTTAAAAATTGATAGTTTATAAGATGTATCTCGTCATTAATACAATGGTAAACATATAATAGTTTGGAAACAACCACTCAATAACTGTTGACACAAGGCACAAATCGACCATTTTAATAACCAAACATGAAACCAACCAAAGCATAACATGAGAATATAGCATACACAATTGCTAATTATCATTTTATTGTAATAATTAATCTCACTGTTTCGTTTAATTAAATAATAACAACGTACAAATGCATGATCATGAGCCTCATCACTCATCAGTGATGGCCACCGCCACCATAACCGCCTCCCAAACCTCCTCCACCACCAATGCCTTTACCAAATCCACCACCAGCTCCACCGCCGAATCCTCCTCCGCCTCCATATCCTCCTCCGCCACCAAATCCTCCTCCTCCTCCAGCACCTCCACCGCCTCCAAGTCCTCCTCCAACACCGCCACCGTATCCTCCTCCAGCTCCTCCCCCCACACCACCACCGCCACCTAGACCGCCACCGTCTCCTAGACCTCCACCTCCGCCCAAACCACCACCATGTCCTAGACCGCCTCCTCCACCCAAACCGCCACCGTGGCCTAGACCACCTCCTCCGCCCAAACCGCCACCTCCACCTAGACCGCCTCCTCCGCCCAAACCACCGCCACCGCCTAGACCGCCACCTCCTCCAAGACCGCCACCGCCGCCCAAACCCTTTCTAAAACCCTTCTTGTAAATGCCATGCTTGTGGAAGTAAGGACGAGGTTTGTGGAAGTATGGACGAGGCTTGTGAAAAAAGTGTTTGTCGTCATTAACCTCGACATTTCCAAACGCAAATTCGGCCACAAGGGCGAATACAAAGATAAACACACACACCTTACGGGCAATTAAACCCATAATTAAGCGGTTTTTCTAATTGAACAAAATAATTTCACGAGTTTTATTTGATGGATATGAAAGGAAAGGATGAAGACAGTTGTGTCAGTAAAGCCTAGTCTTGGTCTGTTTATATAGGCGCATAACGTTTACTCGTGACTCGTGAGTACGTTGGTGCATAACCGGTTTGCATCTTTTTTTATTGGTCTCTAGTTAAGTCCGGTTTATTTTAATTTATCTCCATATTCTCTACTGATTTTTTTATTTACAGATTCGGCATAGATAGTCTAGTTATTTTGAGATTGTTAATAAATAATTTCTGAATCAATGTTAATAAACTTATATGCATTCAGAGTTAAGCTGCCTCGTATACGTGAGGAGAACCGGCAATGAATAAGCCGTGTGTACAAACTTCAAACTTGTAGCAAACCAAATATACTATAATTGGTTGAGGACAACAATCGAATTAAATGACATCTACCTGTCGTTGGACAATTTATTTATGTCTGCCAACGGCACCGTTGATCTGATCTCATCCAACATAACAAGAAACTGAAATAATTTCAAGAATTGATAAATTTCTGATATATAAATATGCATATAGAAAGTGAATCGTGTGTATCAGTATCTGAAAGTTTGAGTGAAATACTATTGAATACATGAAATTTAAGGATATATTATATATATTGTCTCTATATTGTTTAATAATTGGTTCATGTTCATTACAGTAATCAGCTAGAAATATATCCAACAAATGTGCATTTCTTGACATATAGCTAGCAGTGCATAATTAAAAAACAAATTACTTTGATATTTCTCAAGAGAAAAACTAGTTTAGTACATGAATAAATTGTGTCCTTATAGAAAACATAAAATTTAAGTAATCGTGGCTGCTTTAATATTCCCTTTATAGTTGGACATGATCTACTATAAGCACCTCAATAATTTAAGGACCCTTTTGCATTATTCAAACGCTAAATGTGATATCATTTAGTGAAAAAGAAGTGATCTCATTTATTGTATCATTAATGATTCAAACCAAACATAGAGTATTAACTTTTCATTGTCCAAACTAACAAAGAAAGAAAAACAGTTAGGCAAAGTTTTATATACATTTGTTTTACAAAAAAAAAAGGTTTTATATACATGCACCATTTACTTTTAGAAAACAAGGTTAAATTAATGCTGGATTCGTTTGATTATATATCATAGAAATTCAGATTACATTGCTATTGACTAGGATATGTAACATAGTGTCGAACTTTGAGTTGTTTCTCATTGAAGATATGCAATTATTTTGCTAAGTGCTACTCACTCACTTTTATAAAATATGTAATTTTGTTATTTTACACAAATTAAGAAAATAAATAAAATATATTTATTTTTTTAAGAATTACATCTATTTAACCAATGATTTTGAGATAATTAAAATAACTTACAAAATAAATACATATTACAATTAATATTAAGCTTAAAGCATGCATAATTTACGGTGAAATATTAAAGGAAGAGGATGGCCAAAATGACCAGACCAAACCAAACCGACCCAACCGAACCCAAAACACGATCGAAACCAAAAAAAATTATATGTCAAAACCATTTGGTTGAATATTTTATCAACTCGAATGGTTCAGTTTGGTTTTAAACCGAACCAAACCGAAAAACTGAAGTATTTTTAATTAGAGTTAATTAAATCTATTAATAGTATTGAGAATTAATATATTTAACCATTTCGCCAAAAAAATTAAACATAATTTTATACATTCTACTTCTACAATGAATAGAATAAACACAACTAAAAATAAAATAAAAGAATAGGAATATAAATTTCATACATTAACATCAAAACCGAAAAGTTATTTATGATATTTATATTAGGATTGAAGATAATAATATAAAATTATTGGATTACATATTATATATATATATATATATATATATATATATTGTGATGTTTGGTTTTAAGTTTAAATATGAAGAAAATAATGATTTAGTGTCAAATGATGATTTGTTTATATTTTTATTAGTTATATTTTTGTACTGAACTAGAAGAAAACTAAAAAAGTCAATTCGATTGAATTGAAATATACAATCAAAACTAAATTAAACCGAACCAAACACAAAACAAACCGAACTAAAACCAAACTGAACACAAACTGAATAGAACTAAAACCAAATCAAACTGAATATAAACCAAACCTAATATGAATTGACTTTGGTTACAGTTTTTTTAGACCCAATTAACCCAAACCAAACTGAACCCAAAACGAACCTGTAATTAAACTAAAATGTTCACCCTTTGTTAAATAAGAAATATCAAATTTAATATCATAAATAGTCAGATCACATGTTACTAGACAGTCTAGACTACTGGTTAATTGTAAATACCAAGTTCGAGACAGACTTTTCACATGTCTGTGATTTTGTTTTAACTTTTGGAGAAATTCTATGTTTACCGCTTTTATGGTACCACTTTTCATCTTTACCACCACTAAAGTGGTATTTTCAAAAATACATTTTTCATTAAGTAGAAAAAGACTATTATACTATTG
Proteins encoded in this window:
- the LOC106337774 gene encoding glycine-rich cell wall structural protein 1-like, with translation MGLIARKVCVFIFVFALVAEFAFGNVEVNDDKHFFHKPRPYFHKPRPYFHKHGIYKKGFRKGLGGGGGLGGGGGLGGGGGLGGGGGLGGGGGLGGGGGLGHGGGLGGGGGLGHGGGLGGGGGLGDGGGLGGGGGVGGGAGGGYGGGVGGGLGGGGGAGGGGGFGGGGGYGGGGGFGGGAGGGFGKGIGGGGGLGGGYGGGGHH